A genomic region of Danio aesculapii chromosome 21, fDanAes4.1, whole genome shotgun sequence contains the following coding sequences:
- the LOC130214640 gene encoding protein sprouty homolog 2, with amino-acid sequence MDPVPPFRMDPESLDLQQVPVLSIDQIRAIRANNDYVDRPVALEPASQVGVFYAHDERRPQMSHSQSQHQHSHLAHLSRSSTVSSMSRGSAASDQRLLTGLTPSHSGLATVVRSQPKGDLKPDSLGKGLADGEDLGLHLFICERCGHCKCQECCTPRNLPSCWTCGQRCLCSAENVLEYGTCLCCVKGVFYHCSSDKEDNCADRPCSCSPAHACSRWSAMAFLALCLPCLCCYPPAKLCLTLCQRGYDRATRPGCRCSNTNTVCRKISATNPAPFRKTLEKPV; translated from the coding sequence ATGGATCCAGTACCACCTTTTCGGATGGACCCTGAAAGCCTGGATCTTCAGCAAGTTCCTGTATTATCTATTGACCAGATCCGTGCAATAAGGGCTAATAATGACTATGTGGATCGACCTGTGGCACTGGAGCCTGCATCTCAGGTCGGTGTCTTCTATGCACATGATGAGCGACGTCCTCAGATGTCTCACAGTCAAAGTCAGCATCAACATTCCCACTTGGCCCACTTGAGTCGCTCTAGTACTGTGAGCTCCATGTCTCGCGGCAGTGCTGCTTCAGACCAGAGACTTCTTACGGGACTAACACCTTCCCATTCTGGCCTGGCTACTGTGGTGCGTTCTCAACCCaaaggagatttgaaacctgacTCGCTAGGCAAAGGACTAGCTGATGGTGAGGACTTGGGCCTGCATCTATTCATCTGTGAACGTTGTGGCCACTGTAAGTGCCAGGAGTGCTGTACTCCTCGAAATTTGCCCTCCTGCTGGACCTGTGGCCAGCGCTGCTTATGTTCAGCTGAAAACGTCTTGGAGTATGGCACTTGTCTGTGCTGTGTGAAGGGTGTGTTCTACCACTGCTCATCAGATAAGGAGGACAATTGTGCCGATCGACCGTGTTCCTGCTCTCCGGCTCATGCCTGCTCCCGCTGGAGTGCCATGGCCTTCCTGGCACTTTGCCTGCCTTGCCTGTGCTGCTACCCTCCTGCCAAGCTGTGCCTCACTTTGTGCCAGCGTGGCTATGATCGTGCCACTCGTCCTGGTTGCAGATGCAGCAACACCAACACTGTGTGCCGCAAGATCTCTGCCACCAACCCTGCACCCTTTCGTAAAACCCTAGAAAAGCCTGTATGA